One Papaver somniferum cultivar HN1 chromosome 10, ASM357369v1, whole genome shotgun sequence genomic window carries:
- the LOC113317106 gene encoding U1 small nuclear ribonucleoprotein A-like → MSNGEVAPNNTIYINNLNEKIKLDELKKTLKSIFQQFGNILEVLAFKTLKHKGQAWVVFEDVSSATNVLRQMQGFPLYDKPMKLQYAKTKSDVIAKADGTFVPREKRKKHDERADRKRREQHQDASQSMGLNAPYPGPYGAAVPLPYLGGVKPVPEAPAPPNKILFIENLPHETTPVVLDGLLSQYPGFKEVRMIDAKPGIAFVEFGNELESTVVMQALQGRQMTPPHQILITYAKK, encoded by the exons ATGAGTAATGGCGAAGTAGCTCCGAATAATACAATCTACATCAACAATCTCAACGAGAAAATCAAACTTGATG AGTTGAAGAAAACattgaaatcaatttttcaacAATTTGGGAATATTTTGGAGGTTTTAGCATTCAAGACACTGAAACATAAAGGGCAAGCTTGGGTTGTTTTTGAAGATGTATCGTCAGCTACTAATGTTCTTAGACAAATGCAAGGATTCCCTTTATACGACAAACCCATG AAATTGCAGTATGCAAAGACGAAATCGGATGTGATAGCAAAGGCAGATGGTACTTTCGTTCCTCGAGAGAAACGAAAGAAGCATGATGAACGAG CTGATAGAAAGCGAAGAGAACAACATCAAGATGCTTCTCAATCAATGGGTCTAAATGCTCCTTATCCTGGTCCCTACGGTGCAGCTGTTCCT CTTCCATATCTTGGAGGAGTTAAACCTGTTCCAGAGGCTCCTGCTCCACCAAATAAGATTCTATTCATCGAGAATTTGCCTCATGAAACTACACCTGTGGTACTAGATGGACTGCTCTCACAGTATCCTGGGTTCAAAGAAGTTAGGATGATAGATGCTAAGCCTGGGATTGCTTTCGTGGAATTCGGTAATGAGTTAGAATCCACAGTGGTAATGCAAGCTCTTCAGGGCCGTCAGATGACCCCACCGCACCAAATTTTGATAACTTATGCAAAGAAATAG